In Glycine soja cultivar W05 chromosome 10, ASM419377v2, whole genome shotgun sequence, the genomic stretch GGAACAAAGTTGTATTATTAATACCCTTTTAAATTGAATCTTACTTTTTTACGCACTGttctataaaatagaaaatctgCAATTTTTAAAGTTGTGATTTCATGTTCTTTAAGGTCTTTGACTTCTTATTTGTCCTTTTTATCAGGTACTGTTTAAAGGGGCCTGTGGTTTTTACTGATGCTGTTACATGGTTTTGTGAGGATTGTGCAACAAAGCTTGGGGTGCCACCTGCTCTTGACCAATCTACACCTATCTCATCTGTATCAAGAAACAATTGCATTCAGAGAGTGAAAAAACACAATAAACAGCGAAAAAAGAAGCTTAAAAAGAAGCAGAAGAAAGGAAAAGCTAACTCTAGCTTAGTTGCTAAAACAAAGGAAGTGTTATCTGGTTGTCACATTTCACCTGAGCCTGAGCATCCTCAATGTAGTAACAGAGGTGAAGAATGTGAGATGAAAGATGAATGTGGACCAGCTCCAAGGGATGTAGCTAATTTTGATGTAGGTGAAGAAGAAAGTGTGGCAAGGGATTTAGCTAATTCTGATGAAGGTTTCAAATCTGTTCCAGTTTCTCAAGGAGCTACCGATAATGATTCAGGTTGTGTAGAATTAGATGGTCATGTTTATGCACACCCTACTATTGATCCAATCTGGAGGTACATAAACTGTTTTGCTAACTTCATTGGAAATTGGTGAACTTTTATAGCTGTTGTGGTGAATatcatttgaagtttaattttctgGTTAATAGGGGAAGTATGTACTTCTGCAATGAAACTAATGGTACTGTCAATGGAGTTCTGGCTCATATGTCCAATTTAGCGTGCTCCAAAGTTGCGGAGGAGACAGGACATTTCCCAGAAGTGCTTCATGCTGAATTGCTTCCCAGAGATAAGGTGTGGCCTGAAAGTTTCAAGAGTAGGAGGCCAACTGATCAGGACATTGCTCTTTTTATCTTTCCAGACACTGAAGGGTAATTTTTCTTGGACAATTTTGACCTAATGTTACTATAATCTTTCTTTAATTTGACTTATCTAAATGTTTCTTCCCTGACAGATCTGAAAAGGACTTTGATAAGCTGGTTGAAGATATCATGATCAATGAGCATGTCATAAGAATTGTGGCTAAAAAAGCAgagcttttaatttttcattctatCGAGCTTCCAATCCAATATTGGAGTGAGCTTCATTTACTCTAGCTCTTCACTGGCACATTTCAATATAATTATCTATAGAACTTAtcagtgcatttttttaatcctttggGCAGGATTTGAAGCCAAGTATTATTTGTGGGGTGTCTTCAGAAGAAAGCAAACTTCAGAAGAGACAAATGATGCTGTGTACAGAGATTGACAAGGCTCTTGTTTAGCTTAACCATAGACATAGTTCATCTAATACTTTGAGCAATAGTGGTAGTACCTATGATTCTAATGCATAGTAGTCCTTTGCTTATACTCACTGATATATTAATAACTAATCATATAATAAAAGCATGATGGGAATTAGAGTGAATAGAATGTGGTGAAAGCAAGAGTTAGGAAGGGAAAGTTTGATAAACTAGAGATGGAAAAGATGCTACAGGTGGGGCTTCCTTGTGTGCTCTCTGACTATGAGAAGAGGCCAAGTGTAAGAGATGCGACCAGAATTCTTGTAAAGGAAGCACCATTTCCTTTTTTGCCAACCAGTAAACCAAGAATGAGAATTAGGCCTCTTTGTCCTGATGATACACCCGAAACACAGAATGTTGTTGCAGATTGGCTCAGCACAGATGAGGCTCTAGAAGCCAGTTTTGCTAAGATTTTGTTCATTCAATTCAGATTATTTTAGATTCTTGATTTGTGAGAAAACATAGTGTTCTAGAATCTGAGCCAGAAGGaaaagtacttttttttttcaataacaataaaagcaaaataaatgcAATTCACGTTTAAAAACTAATGCTTACTTCCTTGGGAActtttagaaatatatttaaatccataataaaaattacaaattttataaaaactctCATTCCTTGGGAACTACGATACTTAGCTCTTAGGCTGCATTTTTTCTTTGTAGTGAATGAATATTATAGGAACTATTAATATTAaatccatgaattgcatttcaattcgttgtagcaaacggaaaaaatatatagtatgAGTATTTGACTCATAAATTGTATTATCTCTTTattatatcaaatatatatatatatatatatattattagtattttactCAGATTATATTATCTGTTTATTGTAGCAACGAAAAATCAATTACAAACTCAcattgagaaaaataattttcacattttaaatacattgtcaaaattattaagaatctcaaaaaataaatattttactttattttcaagTACTCATAGaaaccaaaatcataaaaagagtatgttttaaaatttacttgtttcttttaaaaaaaattaaaaatatcactaaATAGATTAATTACTCACAGCGAAAGAgaatcaaatcaaactcttaCAAGATCATCTAAAGGAACAACCACCATATTTTCTATTGAATTTAGACATTAAAACCAACATACTGAAAGATGAGATAAAATGTCCGATTTAAAATACCTAGGTTTTTTTTGGAAACtacagtaattttaattttttttttccaaccagTTACAATTCATTACTAATCTATGTCATAAAAAATGTTCATGTGCCTCTCAATGAGTCATGGGTTTACCTCAAAGCTCAAATAGAAAACTTTAAAAAGATGAGAATAGTTTCACTCCGCTCAAATCACTCCCCTATGCTCAAATCACTCCCCTATGCTTGTGAGCCAAGAGGGTACAACGGATATGAGTTTTAGGAAAATGGATGGAAAAGACTGGAAGGATAAAATAAGAAAGTGATAGAAGATGGGAATGGAGAGGGAGGGTTATGGGAAAATGTGGGTGTTTCTTTTAAGAAATGAATTAGGAAAGTGAGGGGGAGGGGCCTCTGgatgttttaagaaaaagaggggagaagggttttttttttaattatattatattattttcttttgttttttttttttttaagttatacaGTATGtttcattcttctcttcttaaAAGAATCTGTCctcaaaatttaaatgtatGTTTAATCTTAAGTCTTAATaagtaagaatatttttaagacataacaattttattaatattattattgaattatatttatatattatcaagattatttatataaaattttattaaaattaaacaataataaaatagtcaaacgattcataattttaatatatttaaaaaatttatattatgagtacaatactaattaattttaaattaatataaaattttgtatatataatttaagtggaaaaaatttttaatctaacaattcattttaatagaatatcatctaattaaaagttattgaatgatgtaataattaattaaaattatacagatataatttgatttctgctcatatattattttactaaaataaatttataaactaaaaactaaaaaaatttataaaaaataagaaatatttatgGATGCACGAGTACTAGTTTGTTCAATAAAGAATCATGCAAAGGTGCTTCAAATGAAAGTGTTGTGCGTGCTACGCGCGGAACCTGTCGTTTCGAGTTCTACTTGTACGTTCTACCACCTTTGAGTATCTTAAACAATCTACCATACGTGGATCAAAACACCATTGCCATTGGCTCTCTTTCTTTGCCGTACCATTTGAATTGAATGTGATTGCAATTGCAAATCCCCCCTTCAATTCAATTACTACTTTCACGACCTAATCTAACCCTTCGCTCTGCTCTGCTCTCACTTCACCATATTCACACCCAGATGGTCAGttcttttccccctttttctttcccttttccgTTGGAGGATGGACTTGGACTAGGATGGTTAATGATTCCTGTTTTCCATTTCTTTGAGCTGTCAAAATGTTgtctttaagaataaaaattgaaactttattGTGTTTGTTTAGtgggtctttttttttttttttgaagtgcAGGTAAGTGGTTTTTAGGTGATACAAGTTTCTTTCTTGCTTTCCTTCAGATGCTGGTTGTTTCATTGTGCTGTTATTTTAGTTGGTAAGAGTAATGTATGTAATAAATGGCAATTGCAAGGTCATAGGTCATAGCACGCCGGCTCTGAAAAATAATTGTGTGATTGTAATTTTTGAATGCTTGCTTCTAACGAGGTATGCTTAACAAGGTTCGGGTATTAGCATGGAGGGGTTAGAAATTTAAGAGGGGACGGGAAAGAAATTTGGATTATTACCGTAGAATTCGTATTGAAGAGTTTATGACCGTGTACCAAGATAAGTGTTATGGCACATGATTTATATTCGAGCTACATGTATGAAGGGGTAATTATTAGTGTAAGAAGTCTAAGAGGTGAAACTAAGGACTTTTCTATTGGGATAGGATTATATCAAGGCTCATCTTTAAGTCCTTACTTGTTTAATCTAGTCTTGAATGCGCTTATCAATGACATACAAAGGATTATCCCTAATTGCATGCTTTTTGTGGATGATATAATCTTAATTGAAGAATCAAGGAAAGTTATTAACCATAAACTTGAACTCTAGAGGCAGACTTTGGAAATAAAGGTTTTCACTTAAGTAGGAGCAAGGCAAAGTATATGCATTGCAATTTTAGCAAGCGACAAAAAGAGTTTTGACTCATACGTAAAATTGGGAAAAGATGTCATACtgcatgttttttgtgtttaaatATTTAGGATCGATCAAATAAGATGGTGGAGAAATTAATGAGTATGTCACATATAGGTACAAGTGGGATGACTTAAATGGAAAAAGACATCAAAGCTTATTTGTGACCGCAAAGTACCTATCAAACTCAGAGGCAAATTTTATCATACAACTATACTATATGGTACTGAAGCTAGACATTATAGGGACAACatgagagaaaagtgagagTAGCATAAATGAGAATATTAAGATGGATGTGTgattatataagaaataatagaATGTGAAATGACTTTATACGATAAAAAAATTCGTGTAGCACCCATCGAGGAAGAAATGACAGAAAATTAGTTAAGGTGGTTTAGGCATGTACAAAGAAGACCACAAGAGGCACCACTTAGAAGAGTAGATTGCATGATTTTTAATCCAGGGAAAATGATAAGAGGCAGACTAAAAAGGATGTTGGAGGAAATCATCAAGGGAGATCTTAGGTTTAATAATATTTCTGAAACTTTGGTTTTTAATCATGCTGAATGGTATTGTGTGATCCATGTAAACGacctcacctagtgggataatgctttgttgttgttgctgctgctgcttttgttgtattttatgaaagagggcatattttatatttatgcacCATCTGTGAACTCTTTACCCTTGTTGTAGGAAACTGTTTGTCTCCACTGTGGCGACAGAGGCTTTCCAGAGACATTGGTTTTTTGCACCGAATGTATGGCTTATGCGCTGCATAGGTACTTATTGTCTATTCCCTCTCTCTGCCTTCTTGGATGCACTTATAGCATGTTATTGTTATCATACTTAGCTGAAATGCCACTACCAATAATGCTGCTTGAATATTCTTTAGaacttttttattgaaaaaaaggaGGTCGGATTGTACTCTATtgttgaaaaattttaaaaataatcggAATGATACTCCCTGCTTGGTATTAATACCCTGATCACTTAGTTTACTATAATATGTAGTGATTTTTATATCTAGCACGTGTATAAAGCAtaaatatgctttttggattttaatacaaatgttttttaaattaagattcACTTCCTTAGCTAGTTTTTATCATCAGTACATAGCTGATGGTGCCTCCCTTTTTATTGCCATACAGACTatcttaaaatttctaatggtaTTGAAGGTGAGACTCGGGAGTGCTCCCTTATAGTTGGGTTTGGATAAACCAAAGGATTATTGAATAAATATGCAACAGAGTTGCATTAATAAACTTTAACTTGAATCTTATTTTTTCTCCcaatgttttataaaatagaaaatctgCATTTTGTAGAGTTGTTATTCATGTTCTTTAAGGCCTTTGATTTCTTAATTGTCCATTTTATCAGGTACTGTTTAAAGGGGCTTGTGAATTTTACTGATGCTGTTACATGGTTTTGCGAGGATTGTGCAACAAAGCTTGGGGTGCCACCTGCTCTTGACCAATCTACACCTATCGCATCTGTAACAAGAGAAAATTGCATACAGGGAGTGAAAAAACACAATAAACAGCGAAAAAAGAAGATTACAAAGAAGCAGATTGAAGGAAAAGCTAACGCTGGCTTAGTTGCTAAAACAAAGGGTGTGTTATCTGCTAGTCACAGTTCATCTGAGCCTGAGCATCCTCATTGTAGTAACAGAGGCGAAGAAGAACATGAGGTGAAAAATGACTGTGGACCAGTTCCAAGGGATGTAGCTAATTTTGATGTAGGTGAAGAAGAAAGTGTGGCAAGGGATTTAGCTAATTCTGATGTAAGTTTCAAATCTGTTCCAGTTTCTCAAGGAGCTACCAATAGTGATTCAGGTTGTGTAGAAGTAGATGGTCATGTTTATGCACAGCCTACTATTGATCCAATCTGGAGGTACAAAAGTTGTTTTGCTACCTTCATTTGAAATTGGCGAACTTTTATAGCTGTTGTGGTGAATATCATTTGAAGTTGAATTTTCTGGTTAATAGGGGAAGTATGTACTTTTGCAATGGAACAATTCGTACTGTCAGTGGACTTCTGGCTCATATCTCCAATTTAGCGTGCTCCCAAGTTGCGGAGGAGACAGGACATTTCCCAGAAGTGCTTCATGCAGAATTTCTTCCCAGAGATAAGGTGTGGGCTGAAAGTTTCAAGAGGGGGGATCCAACTGATCAGGACAttgctctttttttctttcctgaCAGTGAAGGGTGATTTTTCTCAGACAATCTTTATGTAATGTTACTATTATCTTTCTTTAATTTGATATATCTAAATGTTTCTTCCCTTACAGATCTGAAAAGGACTTCGATGTGCTGGTTGAAGATATCATGATCTGTAAACATGTCATAAGATTTGTGGGTAAAAATGCAGagcttttaatttttccttCTACTGAGCTTCCAGTCCAAAATTGGAGTGAGCTTCATTTACTCTAGCTCTTCAGTGACACATTTCAATATAATTATCTGTGGATcttaataatacattttaattttttatcctttggGCAGGATATGAAGCCAAGTATTATTTGTGGGGTGTCTTCAGAAAGAAAGCAAACTTAAGAAGAGACAAATGATGCAGTGTGCAGAGTTTGACAAGGCTCTTAGGTTGGCATAACCATAGACGTAGTCTCCATCTAAAAATTTGAGCAATAGTGGTTGTGTAGCTATGACTCTAGTGCATAGTACTCCTGTGTTTATAGTCACTGATATGttaattaaacatatatatactgTAGTGCATAGTACCCTTTTTGTGACTTCATTGTCCAAGAGAGATGCTTCCATAAATGTTCCAGAAACCCTTTGAAACTGTGACCACAGGGTTAGCCTTGTCTCACCGAAATCTTTGATGGTGGTAAAGCATTGGGGTGTTTGTTCTACAGTCACCGTGTTAATGTGCTATAACCTTGGTCTACTGACGATGTTTTTCATCAGTTACTTATATTTCAGGAAGTATTGGGCGTGTAACGTTTAATTCTTCATTTGTTCAATGCATATAAGAATGTTCATATACATGTTGAAAGTGTTTATGTGACCCTGCAAGAATCTAGTATGTTAAAAAGAGATGCATAAATAAGATTATAAGAATGATTGTTTATCACTGCATAGTGTTTTTGTTACTTTTCTCCTATATAGTCGGAAACGTGCACTAAACATGGACAAAGAGCTGAAGATGAAAGACTGGACCAACTTTAGACTAGCTTTCATATGGTCCTTACTATAAACTTGATGATAAAGATCATTTCAGATACCCATGTACggaagggaaaaataaaaagggaagacagataaaataatagatataatAAGTAGCACAATAAGGAGAGGGAAGTGAGAAATGTTGAGGatgtaaatgtaaaaaatgaaagtgtgaaaagagtttaattttcctttgtaagtgtaaaaaaaatgtacttttccaactaaatataaataaggTTAAATTACTAATTTGATTCTTATAGTTTAacgattcctatttttttagtttttatagtttgaaagtgatttttttagtttttatgtccttataatttaaaagtgaattttttagtccttatagtttgtattttaattctcttttagtccatatagtttgaaagtgatctttttagtccctataatttatattttaattaccttttagtccttgttacaaaaaatatataaaaataattagttacaaattaattataaattatcaattatttttttattataaattatcttgcgataaattaattacaaatttttgtagttaattgtaattgataatattactcacattttgatggtaaggactaaaagagaattaaaatataaaatatatggattaaaaagattactttcaaactatagggactaaaagaaaattaaaatgcaaattataaggactaaaaaaatcactttcaaattacagggattaaaagagaattaaagtgtagactatagggactaaaaaataattaaaatgcaaactatagggactaacaaaattattttcaaactatagggactaaaaaggtATGAATCGtgaaactatagagactaaatgaataattaaacttataaataattttttatgacttttatcataaaaatcaacaaactaattatacataatatattattaaattagtgtaaaaattcttctgtaaaaaaaacacttacatAATTCTTCACTTCTTATATGATATCTTTGTTTAGAGTAGGTTTTGCAAAATCATACCTGATGCTATTCCCACTCGGACCAAGACATAACTTTACTTGTTCAAATAACAATTAAGGTTTAGCAGAGTCAAGAACAACAAATCCCTTTATGATAAACAGATTTATTTTGCAAGTTCGTTATTACGGATAGTTCCTACAAAGGATCACGTATAGAATAGTTGAATTTTAGATGTAGATGCTACATAGTTGGTTCTCTCGATTGGTTCAATCGAAAtccaaagattaaaaaatataaaatctcaaAACCAGTCAAATTAgtataaaatcaacaaaaacaaaGGTTGAACTGATATAGAGAAATGAGATTGaaccaatatttttatttttttatttttaatatttaatctaaaatatttttaagataaataaaatatattcttaaatatttcacataagtataaattattttctcaacTATTACGGGTTTTtatcttatgaaaaatataatttgatcatatatattaatttataatattttttatcctaattttttttgtattgtagaaattaaatattatgtttcGTATTTGATATCTTTAAGgaaaattattgtttaaaattatgaatgtgccatttttatttaaatctatgtaatttattttattaaaatatcatttaataattaccGATTCAATAACGGTTGAACCATTAAATTTTAGTGTCTTCATTGATTTAATCATCAATtcgattttaaaaattttggttTAAAGTTGGGTGGACGAGAATACTACGAACGTGGAAGGAATGGATAACCCGTTTCATCAATTATGGAAGATAGACTTCTTATGATGGCTATGCCTAACTGTTCAATTTCTAATgacttttttaattcttaagacctgaaaaaaatgttatacgACCACTTATTATGGTGTTCAATATCtaaagagataaaaaaggagaaagattATATTGGTATGATAGAATTTGTGAtgtaataagaaagaaaaaaataaaatatattagaaaattgtTAGGAATAATATGTTTGTGTATGATTCTGCATGCCGAGACTTGCATATGTACATTTGGTGTGTTAAGCACATGTGACACGTGGTACCACGTACAAAAATAATGTAACATCACATCAGGACCAAATTTAACAATGTGATACATTGTCTCTTTAAAATTGAATACATGGGAGGACttgctttttataaaaaataaaataaaaataatgagtcgAATCGAGACCTTGAGTCTGTCCAAGCCGCTACAAACAACTGCCAGTGATCAAATTGTCAGACATAACTATTATATATCTTGATTTAAATAATATGttctcatatttttctcttttatttttttaaaaattgtctttTAAATTAATCGTATCTAAGTAAGATAAGTCCTATCTCAACTATTTTAGAACTTTTTCTTACAATAtctaattttatcattatttaataatgaaaatatttatatgtatattttatttaaatttgaaaacatttatgtaatatacgaaatttttattagtataatttaaatatctacaaagaaaaaaggataTAATTTACTGTTTCTTTAATGTTGATGTCCTATTTGATTTGCCTGCATGAGAAAATCTGAAAAAGAGAATGAGAATGAGATCTTATGCAATTTTATTAAGAAGATTATGCATATCTAATTTCTTTCGCATTATTATAGACATCTAAGACATGAGTACAATTATTAAATCGATAAGGTTGCTTTTCAGTGTATTAGGTAGCAAACTGATTAAAGTCTGTCCGATAATAAATGGTAAAAGGAAAACTGCATGAATCCGAAAATTGATTATGTTATGGAGATATCTGCCTTCACCAGTTCTACTCAACCTGATATTCGCCAACTTAATGTAAACAAAAGtttagatttaaattaattgagGATAAAAACCTATATTTTTGTTGGATTTTTACGAATTAAGCTGGAATTCAACTATGATCAGATcaagataagaaaataaaaaaatatttaatt encodes the following:
- the LOC114370333 gene encoding uncharacterized protein LOC114370333 isoform X1; its protein translation is METVCLHCGDRGFPETLVFCTECMAYALHRYCLKGLVNFTDAVTWFCEDCATKLGVPPALDQSTPIASVTRENCIQGVKKHNKQRKKKITKKQIEGKANAGLVAKTKGVLSASHSSSEPEHPHCSNRGEEEHEVKNDCGPVPRDVANFDVGEEESVARDLANSDVSFKSVPVSQGATNSDSGCVEVDGHVYAQPTIDPIWRGSMYFCNGTIRTVSGLLAHISNLACSQVAEETGHFPEVLHAEFLPRDKVWAESFKRGDPTDQDIALFFFPDSEGSEKDFDVLVEDIMICKHVIRFVGKNAELLIFPSTELPVQNWRYEAKYYLWGVFRKKANLRRDK
- the LOC114370165 gene encoding uncharacterized protein LOC114370165, whose protein sequence is MEAVCLHCGDRGFPETLVFCTECKAYALHRYCLKGPVVFTDAVTWFCEDCATKLGVPPALDQSTPISSVSRNNCIQRVKKHNKQRKKKLKKKQKKGKANSSLVAKTKEVLSGCHISPEPEHPQCSNRGEECEMKDECGPAPRDVANFDVGEEESVARDLANSDEGFKSVPVSQGATDNDSGCVELDGHVYAHPTIDPIWRGSMYFCNETNGTVNGVLAHMSNLACSKVAEETGHFPEVLHAELLPRDKVWPESFKSRRPTDQDIALFIFPDTEGSEKDFDKLVEDIMINEHVIRIVAKKAELLIFHSIELPIQYWRFEAKYYLWGVFRRKQTSEETNDAVYRD
- the LOC114370333 gene encoding uncharacterized protein LOC114370333 isoform X2; translated protein: METVCLHCGDRGFPETLVFCTECMAYALHRYCLKGLVNFTDAVTWFCEDCATKLGVPPALDQSTPIASVTRENCIQGVKKHNKQRKKKITKKQIEGKANAGLVAKTKGVLSASHSSSEPEHPHCSNRGEEEHEVKNDCGPVPRDVANFDVGEEESVARDLANSDVSFKSVPVSQGATNSDSGCVEVDGHVYAQPTIDPIWRGSMYFCNGTIRTVSGLLAHISNLACSQVAEETGHFPEVLHAEFLPRDKVWAESFKRGDPTDQDIALFFFPDSEGSEKDFDVLVEDIMICKHVIRFVGYEAKYYLWGVFRKKANLRRDK